The Malus domestica chromosome 13, GDT2T_hap1 genome includes a window with the following:
- the LOC103452639 gene encoding uncharacterized protein: MARSDLDLGALNDAFSSAQISKHEEPTGPSYTNDDGDAGGLQIRCFSEVVNETAFHLQIIRLPKQIYAWIGCNSAKIGHLYAAAPMRPNTVGVTSILGGASDNTGSGIARRLVLKTGLNIILACNIPKNSPMLEADAEKLLVQKLINLGYTRPRSGGVSS; this comes from the exons ATGGCGCGGAGTGATTTAGACCTCGGCGCTCTAAACGACGCGTTTAGCTCCGCTCAAATTTCCAAACACGAAGAACCGACTGGTCCGAGCTACACCAACGACGACGGCGATGCCGGTGGTTTGCAAATCAGGTGCTTCAGTGAGGTCGTCAACGAAACCGCCTTCCACCTCCAAATCATCCGCCTTCCCAAGCAG ATCTATGCATGGATTGGTTGCAACTCTGCAAAAATTGGGCATTTGTATGCAGCAGCACCTATGAGACCT AATACAGTGGGTGTTACATCCATACTTGGAGGGGCTTCTGATAATACAGGTTCGGGCATTGCTCGAAGATTAG TGTTAAAGACTGGACTTAACATAATCCTGGCTTGCAACATTCCTAAGAATAGTCCCATGCTTGAG GCAGATGCTGAAAAATTGTTGGTTCAGAAGCTAATCAACCTTGGGTACACAAGGCCAAGGTCCGGAGGAGTGTCGTCATAG
- the LOC139190522 gene encoding ubiquitin C-terminal hydrolase 12-like isoform X1: protein MWCTTLCSRHTEKSLHGIPSLITLYMGFSTSFSDSPPTHYALKIRSFSVLTKTSADEYESGEFEAGGYKWKLVLYPNGNKKKNVEDHISVYLEMVGADSLQTGYEVYVDFRFFLLDQNKGMFLVLQDANKKEKCFHAMMRHSGFDKLITLASFTNPSNGYVIDDNCVIGAEVFVCKERRAGKGESISKIKDAVKSKHVWKVENVSKLGTECCESEPFTAGERKWKISLYPKGNNLERVLTYLFTWNWMIPKNLLVPKYLQSFPCSF, encoded by the exons atgtggtgtaccacccTGTGTTCCAgacatactgaaaaatctctacaTGGAATTCCTTCTCTAATAACATTATATATGG GGTTTTCGACATCATTTTCAGATTCACCTCCGACTCATTACGCTCTAAAAATCCGGTCGTTTTCAGTGCTAACCAAAACTTCAGCGGACGAATATGAGTCGGGAGAATTTGAAGCTGGAGGATACAAATG GAAACTAGTGCTCTACCCGAAtggaaacaagaagaaaaatgtCGAAGACCACATCTCTGTTTACTTGGAAATGGTTGGAGCTGATTCACTTCAGACTGGATATGAAGTATATGTTGATTTCAGGTTCTTTTTGCTTGATCAGAATAAAGGCATGTTTCTGGTTCTTCAAG ATgccaataaaaaggaaaaatgtttccaTGCGATGATGCGTCATTCGGGATTTGATAAGCTTATCACTCTTGCATCATTTACTAATCCTTCCAACGGATATGTCATTGATGATAATTGTGTGATTGGAGCTGAGGTCTTTGtttgtaaagaaagaagagctGGCAAAGGAGAGTCAATCTCGAAGATCAAGGATGCTGTTAAGTCCAAGCATGTTTGGAAGGTTGAGAACGTTTCAAAGTTAGGTACTGAGTGCTGCGAATCAGAACCATTCACTGCTGGAGAACGGAAATG GAAGATAAGTCTCTATCCCAAGGGAAATAACTTGGAAAGGGTACTTACATATCTCTTTACTTGGAATTGGATGATCCCGAAAAACTTGCTGGTTCCAAAGTATTTGCAGAGTTTTCCCTGCTCATTTTAG
- the LOC103452638 gene encoding protein GFS12 yields the protein MAQQMCFDCLQRRIHCDFSGKLVFSYGLSDSAFPFGSSAVVQLCNSSGEAASAPQFLLKFLPSHPNDCLTKYVNEYVLDNAEGCSDNGIDGRIASVGVTRDEEEISSDVYSNEKPKSDSLMNEPKCLSNGGTEILLHSSTCKHSTRFSCSRVISALVPVSYVGNFSDSVFEELAVNSLTGSLEDHILNSLSLLIEGKASGRDSVNFLNLLGIPSFDENQFPGSLRHPNIAPVLMMVKASHYIDVALPKTPYTLENILHYSPEALKSDWHIRFLIYQLLSALAYIHGLGVAHGNICPSSVMLTESCWSWLSIFDKPGVGFSSSSRGKGCTSTLPEKVGCSEAGCPSQGLYADLKRSPSIDWHRDFNQWWRGEISNFEYLLILNRLAGRRWGDHTFHTVMPWVIDFSTKPDENSDAGWRDLKKSKWRLAKGDEQLDFTYSTSEFPHHVSDECLSELAVCSYKARRLPLSVLRMAVRSVYEPNEYPSTMQRLYQWTPDECIPEFYCNPQIFHSLHAGMTDLAVPSWADGPEEFIKLHRDALESERVSRELHHWIDITFGYKMSGEAAVSAKNVMLPSSEPMMPRSAGRRQLFTQPHPMRRGAVRKPCDSTNESTLHHELRSESSVLSETAYLQELEDASSFCEHAMHLSPLYGYHLDFVRDISPVQESSGENVNKSIPLSSDSKKNQLSRLHIDTSYLLEHIEVEDEGSRGYQELFLWREKSSCLKMFSEEIARDIFSVGCLLAELHLRKPLFDPSSLTMYLDSGVLPGLMHELPPHTKLLVEACIQKDCMRRPSAKCLLESPYFPTTVKASYLFLAPLQLLAKGGSCLQYAANFAKQGVLKAMGTFAAEMCAPYCLSFVVTPLSDTEAEWAYILLKEFIKSLTPKAVKTLVLPAIQKILQTTVYSHLKVSILQDSFVREIWNRTGKQVYLETVHPLVILNLYTAAHNSSATAASVLLICSSEELGIPITIHQTILPLIQCFGKGLSSDGIDVLVRIGGLLGENFIVRQMLPLLKHVFHSCIGVSRMNKPEPVHSWSAFALIDCLTTIDGLVAFLPREVVAKELVEDKSCPQVLVLMETNFEHRVLQVAATTLMAVCERIGPDLTALHVLPQLKELFDELAFSPRKANASTSFGRRLKSSKPIIDGGGLIESRMDLALLLYPSFAYLLGIEKLRQCCTTWLLLEQYLLQYHNWKWEHTGELSRSGSDTILSKRSAFSNRSTPEYSPAKLLLNGVGWSIPQSQGTRGAKNMMPQKRFSEMHQSSAEMHPSNFKFEPWFWFPSPASSWDGPDFLARAGGVKDEHPWKIRASVIYSVRAHPGALRYLAVCPDECTVFTAGIGAGFKGTVQKWELARINCVSGYYGHEEVVNDICVLSSSGRVASCDGTIHVWSSRTGKLIAVYSEPSLDSAHVASPPSSSSRANLDQVNMLSSNAQSSGILTGAFDGSLYTCMHQTELGEKLVVGTGNGSLRFIDVVRGQKLHLWRGDSMESGYPSLISSICSCGSDKMQPDGASSPSWIAAGLSSGHCRLFDARSGNVISSWKAHDGYVTKLAAPEDHLLVSSSLDRSLRIWDLRRNWPSQPTILQGHTDGVSSFSVWGQDVISISRNKIGISSLSKSSDDDGQQAVTCQKLYMADHGARNFSVLSSISILPFSRLFLVGTEDGYLRICC from the exons ATGGCGCAGCAAATGTGCTTCGACTGCCTCCAACGCCGGATTCACTGCGACTTCTCCGGCAAACTCGTTTTCTCGTACGGCCTCTCCGATTCCGCCTTCCCTTTCGGCTCCTCCGCCGTCGTCCAG TTGTGTAATTCAAGTGGGGAAGCTGCTTCGGCTCCTCAGTTTTTGCTCAAATTTCTACCCAGTCATCCAAACGATTGCTTGACTAAATATGT TAATGAATATGTCCTGGACAATGCTGAAGGCTGCAGTGATAATGGGATTGATGGTAGGATCGCTTCAGTTGGAGTAACTCGGGATGAAGAAGAAATTAGTTCTGATGTTTACAGTAATGAAAAACCAAAGTCAGATTCTTTAATGAATGAGCCTAAGTGTTTGTCAAATGGTGGCACAGAAATATTGCTACATAGTTCTACCTGTAAGCATTCCACTAGGTTTTCTTGCTCGAGGGTTATCAGTGCATTGGTACCGGTTAGTTATGTTGGCAATTTCTCAGACTCAGTTTTTGAAGAGCTTGCTGTTAACTCTTTGACCGGGTCTTTGGAAGATCACATATTGAACTCGCTTAGTCTCTTGATTGAAGGGAAAGCTTCAGGGAGAGACAGTGTAAATTTTCTTAACTTACTTGGGATACCGTCGTTTGATGAGAATCAGTTCCCTGGCTCCCTAAGGCATCCAAATATTGCTCCCGTACTTATGATGGTTAAAGCATCCCATTATATAGATGTAGCTCTTCCAAAAACTCCGTACACATTGGAAAACATTCTCCATTACAGTCCCGAAGCCTTAAAATCTGACTGGCATATAAGGTTTCTGATATACCAGTTGCTCTCGGCTCTAGCTTATATTCATGGTTTAGGGGTTGCCCATGGCAATATATGTCCATCCAGTGTAATGCTTACTGAATCATGCTGGTCTTGGCTGTCCATTTTTGATAAGCCCGGGGTAGGATTTAGTTCAAGTTCAAGAGGCAAGGGATGCACAAGTACCTTACCAGAAAAGGTAGGTTGCTCAGAAGCTGGTTGTCCCTCTCAAGGTCTTTATGCTGATTTGAAGCGTTCCCCATCTATAGACTGGCATCGTGACTTCAACCAATGGTGGAGAGGAGAGATCAGTAATTTTGAGTATCTTCTCATCTTGAATAGATTAGCTGGGCGAAGGTGGGGTGACCACACATTTCATACAGTGATGCCTTGGGTAATAGATTTTAGCACGAAACCTGATGAGAATTCAGATGCAGGGTGGCGGGATTTAAAAAAGAGTAAATGGAGGTTGGCTAAAGGTGATGAACAGTTGGACTTCACCTATTCAACATCGGAGTTCCCACATCACGTATCTGATGAATGTCTTTCTGAATTGGCTGTCTGCAGTTATAAAGCTAGGAGGTTACCTTTGAGTGTTCTACGTATGGCTGTTCGCTCAGTCTATGAACCTAATGAATATCCCTCTACCATGCAAAGACTTTATCAGTGGACCCCTGATGAGTGTATTCCGGAGTTTTACTGCAATCCTCAAATTTTTCATTCACTTCATGCTGGTATGACTGACTTGGCGGTACCTTCATGGGCAGATGGTCCTGAGGAATTCATTAAATTGCATCGTGATGCTTTAGAAAGCGAACGGGTCTCACGTGAACTCCATCACTGGATTGATATCACCTTTGGCTACAAGATGTCAGGTGAGGCAGCTGTTTCTGCAAAGAATGTAATGCTTCCTTCATCAGAACCTATGATGCCGAGGTCTGCAGGACGCCGTCAGCTGTTCACTCAACCTCACCCTATGCGTCGAGGTGCAGTGCGGAAACCATGTGATAGCACCAATGAATCAACTTTGCATCATGAATTAAGGAGTGAGAGTTCTGTCCTATCTGAAACTGCTTACTTGCAAGAATTAGAAGATGCATCTTCCTTTTGTGAACATGCTATGCATTTAAGTCCCCTCTATGGCTACCATCTAGACTTTGTGAGGGACATTTCTCCTGTACAAGAGTCATCAGGTGAGAATGTTAACAAAAGTATACCTCTGTCATCTGACAGTAAGAAAAACCAGTTGTCACGGTTACACATTGATACAAGTTATCTACTTGAGCATATTGAAGTGGAGGATGAAGGTTCCCGGGGATATCAAGAGCTATTTCTTTGGAGGGAAAAATCATCTTGTTTAAAGATGTTCTCTGAAGAAATTGCAAGGGatatattttctgtcggttgTCTCTTAGCAGAACTTCATTTGAGGAAGCCACTTTTTGACCCAAGCTCATTGACCATGTACTTGGACAGTGGTGTATTACCTGGATTGATGCATGAACTTCCTCCTCACACCAAATTACTTGTTGAAGCTTGCATTCAAAAGGATTGCATGAG GAGACCATCGGCTAAGTGTCTGTTGGAATCACCATATTTTCCTACTACGGTTAAGGCGTCCTACTTATTTCTGGCCCCTCTCCAGCTGCTGGCTAAAGGTGGATCCTGCCTTCAGTATGCTGCAAATTTTGCAAAGCAAGGAGTCCTCAAGGCAATGGGAACATTTGCTGCGGAAATGTGTGCTCCTTATTGCTTATCATTTGTGGTGACTCCCTTATCAGATACTGAAGCCGAATGGGCTTATATACTACTGAAAGAATTCATCAAAAGTTTGACCCCTAAAGCAGTGAAGACATTAGTCTTGCCTGCCATCCAGAAGATTTTACAG ACTACAGTTTATTCACATCTAAAGGTTTCTATTCTACAAGACTCCTTTGTTCGAGAGATATGGAATCGAACTGGCAAACAAGTATATCTTGAAACTGTACATCCTCTTGTTATATTGAACTTATATACTGCCGCTCATAATAGTTCAGCAACCGCTGCTTCCGTGCTGCTTATTTGCTCAAGTGAAGAACTTGGTATACCTATTACCATTCATCAG ACAATCTTGCCCCTGATTCAATGCTTTGGGAAAGGTCTCAGTAGTGATGGAATTGACGTGCTGGTTCGAATTG GTGGTCTATTGGGAGAGAACTTCATTGTCAGACAGATGCTGCCGTTGCTAAAACATGTGTTTCATTCCTGTATAGGCGTTTCACGTATGAATAAGCCTGAGCCTGTCCACAGCTGGAGTGCTTTTGCTCTTATTGATTGTTTGACGACAATAGATGGCCTTGTTGCATTTTTGCCAAGGGAGGTGGTTGCGAAGGAGCTAGTTGAA GATAAAAGTTGCCCACAGGTTCTGGTTCTTATGGAGACAAATTTTGAACATAGAGTGCTTCAG GTTGCTGCTACTACCCTAATGGCAGTTTGTGAACGGATAGGACCAGATTTGACAGCATTGCATGTTTTGCCACAACTTAAAGAGCTATTTGATGAGCTTGCTTTCTCACCGAGAAAAGCTAATGCTTCTACTTCCTTTGGCAGAAGGCTGAAGAGTTCAAAGCCAATAATTGACGGAGGGGGTCTGATTGAAAGTCGTATGGACCTTGC GTTGCTTCTGTATCCTTCTTTTGCATACCTTCTTGGGATAGAGAAGCTTCGTCAGTGTTGTACAACATGGTTATTACTTGAGCAGTATCTTCTACAATATCATAACTGGAAG TGGGAACACACAGGAGAATTGTCTCGAAGTGGTTCAGACACTATACTCAGTAAAAGATCTGCATTCAGCAATCGCTCAACTCCTGAATACAGTCCTGCTAAGCTGTTGCTTAATGGGGTTGGATGGTCAATTCCACAATCACAAGGAACTAGAGGTGCCAAAAACATGATGCCTCAAAAACGGTTCTCTGAAATGCATCAGAGTTCAGCTGAAATGCATCCATCAAATTTTAAATTCGAGCCCTGGTTTTGGTTCCCTAGTCCAGCTTCTAGCTGGGATGGGCCTGATTTTCTGGCCCGTGCTGGGGGTGTGAAGGATGAACATCCATGGAAGATCAGAGCATCTGTTATATACTCAGTTCGTGCGCACCCTGGGGCCTTAAGGTATTTAGCTGTCTGCCCAGATGAATGTACGGTTTTTACAGCAGGAATTGGTGCAGGGTTCAAAGGGACTGTTCAAAAATGGGAGCTGGCTAGAATCAATTGTGTTTCGGGATACTATGGCCACGAGGAG GTTGTGAATGATATTTGTGTCTTATCGTCTAGTGGAAGAGTTGCATCCTGTGATGGAACGATACATGTTTGGAGTAGCCGAACTGGAAAATTAATTGCAGTATACTCTGAACCATCTTTGGATTCTGCACATGTTGCAAGCcctccatcttcttcctccagGGCCAATCTTGACCAGGTTAATATGCTCAGTTCCAATGCACAGTCAAGTGGAATATTGACTGGGGCATTTGATGGGAGCTTGTATACTTGTATGCATCAGACAGAACTTGGTGAAAAGCTTGTAGTTGGCACTGGAAATGGTTCACTCAG GTTCATTGATGTTGTCCGAggacaaaagcttcacctttgGAGGGGGGATTCTATGGAGTCTGGATATCCTTCTCTTATTTCTTCCATATGCTCCTGTGGGTCTGATAAAATGCAGCCGGATGGagcttcttcaccctcttgGATTGCAGCTGGATTGAGTTCTGGTCATTGTAGATTATTTGATGCAAGGAGCGGAAATGTTATATCCTCTTGGAAGGCTCATGATGGATATGTGACAAAG TTGGCTGCACCAGAGGACCATTTACTTGTGTCCAGCTCTCTTGACAGGTCTTTAAGAATTTGGGACTTGAGAAG GAATTGGCCATCTCAGCCCACAATTCTTCAGGGTCACACAGACGGTGTATCTTCATTCTCCGTGTGGGGCCAAGACGTTATTTCAATTTCCAGAAATAAGATTGGAATTTCTTCTCTGTCTAAATCCTCCGATGAT GACGGACAGCAGGCTGTTACATGTCAAAAACTGTACATGGCAGATCACGGAGCAAGAAATTTTTCGGTGTTGTCAAGCATAAGTATTTTACCCTTCTCAAGGTTGTTCCTGGTTGGAACTGAAGATGGCTACCTAAGAATATGTTGCTGA
- the LOC139190522 gene encoding ubiquitin C-terminal hydrolase 12-like isoform X2 — protein sequence MACYLFQQNGFSTSFSDSPPTHYALKIRSFSVLTKTSADEYESGEFEAGGYKWKLVLYPNGNKKKNVEDHISVYLEMVGADSLQTGYEVYVDFRFFLLDQNKGMFLVLQDANKKEKCFHAMMRHSGFDKLITLASFTNPSNGYVIDDNCVIGAEVFVCKERRAGKGESISKIKDAVKSKHVWKVENVSKLGTECCESEPFTAGERKWKISLYPKGNNLERVLTYLFTWNWMIPKNLLVPKYLQSFPCSF from the exons ATGGCTTGTTATCTCTTTCAACAAAATG GGTTTTCGACATCATTTTCAGATTCACCTCCGACTCATTACGCTCTAAAAATCCGGTCGTTTTCAGTGCTAACCAAAACTTCAGCGGACGAATATGAGTCGGGAGAATTTGAAGCTGGAGGATACAAATG GAAACTAGTGCTCTACCCGAAtggaaacaagaagaaaaatgtCGAAGACCACATCTCTGTTTACTTGGAAATGGTTGGAGCTGATTCACTTCAGACTGGATATGAAGTATATGTTGATTTCAGGTTCTTTTTGCTTGATCAGAATAAAGGCATGTTTCTGGTTCTTCAAG ATgccaataaaaaggaaaaatgtttccaTGCGATGATGCGTCATTCGGGATTTGATAAGCTTATCACTCTTGCATCATTTACTAATCCTTCCAACGGATATGTCATTGATGATAATTGTGTGATTGGAGCTGAGGTCTTTGtttgtaaagaaagaagagctGGCAAAGGAGAGTCAATCTCGAAGATCAAGGATGCTGTTAAGTCCAAGCATGTTTGGAAGGTTGAGAACGTTTCAAAGTTAGGTACTGAGTGCTGCGAATCAGAACCATTCACTGCTGGAGAACGGAAATG GAAGATAAGTCTCTATCCCAAGGGAAATAACTTGGAAAGGGTACTTACATATCTCTTTACTTGGAATTGGATGATCCCGAAAAACTTGCTGGTTCCAAAGTATTTGCAGAGTTTTCCCTGCTCATTTTAG
- the LOC103414535 gene encoding uncharacterized protein, whose protein sequence is MACNPLRQNGFLTSYSDSAPTHYTIKIGSFSWLTEIFADKYESGGFEAGGYKWKLVLYPNGNKKKNVEGHISVYLEMVGADSLQTGCEVYVDFRFFLLDQNKGTFLVLQDANKKEICFHGMMRYSGFDKLIALKSFTDASNGYVIDDSCVIGAEVFVCKEKRAGKGESISMIEVGVMCKHVWKVENFSKLSADCCESEPFTAGERKWKILLYPEGNGDGKGTHISLFLELDDPEKVPGFKVFAEFSLRIVDQMHAKHEWFIANNWFSNSTRDWGWSTFLKLETFNQAHKGFLLNDTCILEAEVTIHGIAEGL, encoded by the exons ATGGCTTGTAATCCCCTTCGACAAAATG GGTTTTTAACATCGTATTCAGATTCAGCTCCAACTCATTACACTATAAAAATCGGGTCATTTTCATGGCTAACCGAAATTTTTGCGGACAAATATGAGTCGGGTGGATTTGAAGCTGGAGGATACAAATG GAAACTAGTGCTCTACCCGAATGGcaacaagaagaaaaatgtgGAAGGCCACATCTCTGTTTACTTGGAAATGGTTGGAGCTGATTCACTTCAGACGGGATGCGAAGTATATGTTGATTTCAGGTTCTTTTTGCTTGATCAGAATAAAGGCACGTTCCTGGTTCTTCAAG ATGCCAATAAAAAGGAAATATGTTTCCATGGGATGATGCGTTATTCGGGATTTGATAAGCTTATCGCTCTTAAATCGTTTACTGATGCTTCCAATGGATATGTCATTGATGATTCCTGTGTGATTGGAGCTGAGGTCTTTGTCTGTAAAGAAAAAAGAGCCGGCAAAGGAGAGTCAATATCAATGATCGAGGTTGGTGTTATGTGCAAGCATGTTTGGAAGGTTGAGAACTTTTCAAAGTTAAGTGCTGACTGCTGCGAATCAGAACCATTCACTGCCGGAGAACGAAAATG GAAGATACTGCTCTATCCCGAGGGAAATGGCGATGGAAAGGGTACTCATATTTCTCTTTTCCTGGAATTGGATGATCCGGAAAAAGTTCCTGGTTTCAAAGTCTTTGCAGAGTTTTCCCTGCGCATTGTAGATCAAATGCATGCCAAACATGAGTGGTTTATAG CTAACAACTGGTTCAGTAACTCAACTCGGGATTGGGGTTGGTCTACGTTCCTTAAACTGGAAACCTTCAATCAGGCACACAAGGGGTTTCTGTTGAACGATACTTGCATATTGGAGGCAGAGGTCACTATCCATGGAATTGCGGAAGGACTATAG
- the LOC139190522 gene encoding ubiquitin C-terminal hydrolase 12-like isoform X3 encodes MWCTTLCSRHTEKSLHGIPSLITLYMGFSTSFSDSPPTHYALKIRSFSVLTKTSADEYESGEFEAGGYKWKLVLYPNGNKKKNVEDHISVYLEMVGADSLQTGYEVYVDFRFFLLDQNKGMFLVLQDANKKEKCFHAMMRHSGFDKLITLASFTNPSNGYVIDDNCVIGAEVFVCKERRAGKGESISKIKDAVKSKHVWKVENVSKLGTECCESEPFTAGERK; translated from the exons atgtggtgtaccacccTGTGTTCCAgacatactgaaaaatctctacaTGGAATTCCTTCTCTAATAACATTATATATGG GGTTTTCGACATCATTTTCAGATTCACCTCCGACTCATTACGCTCTAAAAATCCGGTCGTTTTCAGTGCTAACCAAAACTTCAGCGGACGAATATGAGTCGGGAGAATTTGAAGCTGGAGGATACAAATG GAAACTAGTGCTCTACCCGAAtggaaacaagaagaaaaatgtCGAAGACCACATCTCTGTTTACTTGGAAATGGTTGGAGCTGATTCACTTCAGACTGGATATGAAGTATATGTTGATTTCAGGTTCTTTTTGCTTGATCAGAATAAAGGCATGTTTCTGGTTCTTCAAG ATgccaataaaaaggaaaaatgtttccaTGCGATGATGCGTCATTCGGGATTTGATAAGCTTATCACTCTTGCATCATTTACTAATCCTTCCAACGGATATGTCATTGATGATAATTGTGTGATTGGAGCTGAGGTCTTTGtttgtaaagaaagaagagctGGCAAAGGAGAGTCAATCTCGAAGATCAAGGATGCTGTTAAGTCCAAGCATGTTTGGAAGGTTGAGAACGTTTCAAAGTTAGGTACTGAGTGCTGCGAATCAGAACCATTCACTGCTGGAGAACGGAAATG A